ACGAAAGCTGTTGGAACTGACTCAGTTACTGTTTCTTTTAATCCTGCAACAGGAAAAGTTAATTTAACAGGGGATACACAATTAAACATTACAGGCTTAAATGGTGCTACGGATTTTTCGGAGATGGCAGAACCTTTAACTGTTGATTTAAGTCAATTAACATTGTTTTCAGGCAAAACTTCTATACAATCTGTTAGAGGAGATACAAGTGGTTTTGGTGCAGGTAGAGAAGCAGGTACAATGTCTGGTTTTAGTATTGGACCTGATGGAAAAATACAAGGTAGATATACAAATGGAGAAAATAAATTATTAGGACAAGTTGTTATAGCTCAATTTAGAAATCCAGCGGGACTTCAAAAAGTTGGAAACAATCTATTCCAAGTAACAACTAACTCTGGTGATTTTGATGGTATTGGTATGGATCCAACAGCAACAGGAGGCGCCTTAAATGCAGGTGTTCTTGAAATGTCAAATGTTGACTTATCAAGAGAGTTTACAGAAATGATTACAACTCAAAGAGGTTTTCAAGCGAATTCTAGAATCATTACTTCGTCAGATGAAATGTTACAAGAATTGGTTAACTTAAAAAGATAATAGATAACGAAGGATGAAAGTCTTTCATCCTTCGTTTTTAAAAAGGTGTTTATTATGATAGAAGTAACAAAAATTAATAATATAAAAATATCAATTAATCCTGATTTAATAGAATATATTGAAGATACACCAGATACAATTATTACGCTTACAACAGGTAAAAAAATAATTGTTAAAGAACAAAGAGAAGAAATAATGACGCTTTTTGTAAATTATAAGAGAAAATGTAATAGCATTGCTCTAATACAACAATAGGACTAAAATACATAAAGAATAATAAATACGATAGTGAGGTGGGGACATGGATATAGCATCAATAATAGGTTTAATAGCTGGTGTCTTTTTTGTTTTGGCATCCATACTTTTGGAAGGTGATATATGGTCTTTTGCAAATGCACCATCAGTAATGATTACCATCGGTGGTACTTTTTCAGCAGTTTTAATATCATATCCTTTAAAAAAGTTTTTAAACTCATTTAAAGCTATTGTACATATCTTTAAGGATACAGATCTAAATGAAGGTACAGTGATAAAGAGAATAATAGATTTGTCAAATGTAGCTAGAAAAGAAGGGTTATTGGCATTAGAAGAAGCCTCAGAGGAGATTAATGATGACTTCCTAAAAAAAGGCGTACTTCTTATTGTAGATGGTACAGACCCAGAATTGGTAAGAAACATTCTAGAAACAGAAATGGCATTTATTGAAAATAGACATAAAGATGTTCAAGGTTTTTGGGAAAATATTGGAGCCTATGGTCCTGCATGGGGTATGATTGGTACATTAATTGGATTAATCAATATGTTAAAATCCTTAGATGATCCATCAACAATTGGTCCAAGTATGTCAGTTGCATTATTAACAACTTTATATGGGTCATTATTAGCCAATTTTATTGCAATTCCAATATCAAACAAATTAAAAGTGAGAAGTGCCGAAGAAGTATTACTTAAGGAAGTAATGATAGAAGGATTATTGTCCATTCAAGCAGGTGAAAATCCTCGTGTAATTGAAGAAAAATTAAAAGCCTTCTTATCACCAACATTAAGAAATGATTTATCAAAAAATGATGGTGAAGAAGAGGAAGATAAAGAAGGTGTTGCTTAATGGCAAGAAGATCTAAAAATGAACCTTCAAAAGCTGGTTCACCAGCATGGATGAGTACATATGGCGATATGGTTACTTTGTTACTATGTTTCTTTGTCTTATTGTTTGCGATGTCTACAATTGATATTACTAAATTCAAAGCAATAATCAATTCATTTGACAATAATATTGATCTAATGCCAGGAGGACAAGCAATAGAAGTTGGTGAATTAATAACAAGTGGTATATCACAATTAGATATACTAGGGTTTTACTTAGAGCAAAGTGATGGTGAAGATTTTCAAGATTTTGATAATAGGCTAGAAAATGCTAGAGAGATTGCTAATGATATTGGTGAATATCTAGATGAACAGAATATTTCAGATCGAGTAGAAATTACATATTCAGCTCAATATATACAATTATCATTAGAAGGGGCTATTCTTTTTGACAGTGGAAAAGCTGAACTTAAGCCTGATGGTGCAGAGTTAATAGATATTATTGGTAATGTACTAAAAAGATATGAAGATAACGAAATAGCCATAGAAGGTCATACGGATAATGTCCCTATGAATACGATCCAATTCCCTAGTAATTGGCATCTATCTTCTGCAAGAGCCATTACAGTTGCAAATTTCTTAATGACTCATAAAGAGTTTAGTCCTGAAAAATTATTTGCTGTTGGGTACGGTGAATACAGGCCAATAGATGATAATAGCACTGTTCAAGGAAGAGCAAAAAATCGTAGAGTAGAAATAAAAATAATAAATAAATTACAAAAGTAAAAGCAAGTAAGGAGAGGCGTACATGGAAAAAGGTAAAATATTATTACCAATAGGGATAGCATTGCTAGTAGTCAATTTAATTCTTACAACATTACTTATTATACTTGCATTGCCACCATTAACAAGAGTTAATAAAATTGTTACAACGATGGAACAAGTATTGGATTTAGAGTTAATTAATGAAGATACAGTTGGAAATATTCCCATTGAAGATTTAGAAATTATTATGATAGATGATCAAATATCTGTAAATGCTAGGTCTATAACAACTAATAAAAATCACGTTTTAAGATTTAGTGTAGGATTTACTATCAATAAAAAAGACAAAGATTCAAAAAGAATAATGACCTTAATGGCTGAACAAGAACAATATATTATTGCGCAGATTCGTTCAGCAGCAAGTTTTAAAACATATGAAGAAGTAATAACAAATGTAGGAACAAAAGAATTAGGTAAAGATATAGCCAATCATTTAAATGAAGTGTTAAATACGAATGTAATTGTGGAGACTATATTTAGAGAGTATATCTATAATTAATAAATGCAATTCTAAATGGAGGTGAGATATAGTGGGCGAGGTATTGTCACAAAATGAGATAGACAATCTTTTGAATGCATTAAGTTCTGGGGAATTGGATGTAGAAGAATACAAACAAAATGCTATAGAAAAGAAAGTTAAGGACTATGATTTTGCAAGACCTTCTAAATTTTCTAAAGAGCACCTAAGAACATTAGAGATAATATTTGAACATTATTCACGATTAATAGCGACAGCATTACCGGGATATCTGAGAACATCTGTTCAAGCTGAAGTCATAAATGCAGAAGCTATCAGTTATTCTGAATTTTCAAATGCCTTATCAAACCCAGTATTATTAGGTATTGTTAATTTTTCACCTTTAAAAGGGAATATTGTAATGGATTTCTCAGTAAATATAGGGTATGCCATTATAGATAGAATGCTAGGCGGCAAAGGAAAACCATTAGAAAAGCAAAGAGACTTTTCTGAAATAGAAAGAATTTTACTTGAAAAAATCTTTACAGTTTGTATAAATGAATTAAGGGATCCTTGGAAAAGTGTAGTAGATTTAGAGCCACATTTAGAAAAATTAGAGACTAATTCTCAGTTCGCTCAAATTATATCCCCTAATGAAATGATCGCTTTGGTTACCTTAAGTATAAAAATTGGTAAAATAGAAGGATTATTAAACATTTGCTTACCTTATATTTGTATTGAACCAATAATGGATAAATTAAATACCAAGTTTTGGTTTTCTACAATGCAACAAAAGGATAATGAAGACTATAAAGACGCAATTGAGACTATTATATCTAAAGCAAAAATACCAATTAGAATAAATCTTGGTAATAGTAAAATTTCAGTAAATGACTTTGTTAATTTACAAAAAGGTGATATAATAAAACTTGATACAAAAATCGACAATAACATTGATGTCTTTGTTGGTAAAATAAAAAAGTTTACTGCCAAACCAGGTATGTTTAAAGATATAAATGCGATACAAATTACTTCTGTAATTCGAGAGGAGGATTAATAATGGATGGAATGTTATCTCAAGAAGAAATAAATGCTTTATTAAATGGGATGAATGATTCTGAGGAGGATGATAAATCAAATAATAACGATTTGATTTCTGAGTCAGAAAAGGATGCTTTAGGTGAAATATCAAATATAAGTATGGGGACTGCAGCAACTACATTATTTACATTAGTCAATCAAAAGGTGACAATTACAACACCAAAGATAACTTTTTGTGGTTGGGATGAGTTAGTAGAGAAGTACGATAAACCTTGTGTATTTATTCAGATAAATTATAAAGAAGGATTAGATGGTAATAACCTATTAATAATTAAAGAAAGAGATGCAAAAATTATTACCGATTTAATGATGGGTGGAGATGGTACTAACCTAGCTGATGAGTTTACAGAATTGCATATTAGTGCTATCAGTGAAGCGATGAATCAAATGATAGGTTCAGCGGCAACG
The nucleotide sequence above comes from Natranaerovirga pectinivora. Encoded proteins:
- a CDS encoding flagellar FlbD family protein, which produces MIEVTKINNIKISINPDLIEYIEDTPDTIITLTTGKKIIVKEQREEIMTLFVNYKRKCNSIALIQQ
- a CDS encoding flagellar motor protein; amino-acid sequence: MDIASIIGLIAGVFFVLASILLEGDIWSFANAPSVMITIGGTFSAVLISYPLKKFLNSFKAIVHIFKDTDLNEGTVIKRIIDLSNVARKEGLLALEEASEEINDDFLKKGVLLIVDGTDPELVRNILETEMAFIENRHKDVQGFWENIGAYGPAWGMIGTLIGLINMLKSLDDPSTIGPSMSVALLTTLYGSLLANFIAIPISNKLKVRSAEEVLLKEVMIEGLLSIQAGENPRVIEEKLKAFLSPTLRNDLSKNDGEEEEDKEGVA
- a CDS encoding OmpA family protein; this translates as MARRSKNEPSKAGSPAWMSTYGDMVTLLLCFFVLLFAMSTIDITKFKAIINSFDNNIDLMPGGQAIEVGELITSGISQLDILGFYLEQSDGEDFQDFDNRLENAREIANDIGEYLDEQNISDRVEITYSAQYIQLSLEGAILFDSGKAELKPDGAELIDIIGNVLKRYEDNEIAIEGHTDNVPMNTIQFPSNWHLSSARAITVANFLMTHKEFSPEKLFAVGYGEYRPIDDNSTVQGRAKNRRVEIKIINKLQK
- a CDS encoding flagellar basal body-associated FliL family protein, which codes for MEKGKILLPIGIALLVVNLILTTLLIILALPPLTRVNKIVTTMEQVLDLELINEDTVGNIPIEDLEIIMIDDQISVNARSITTNKNHVLRFSVGFTINKKDKDSKRIMTLMAEQEQYIIAQIRSAASFKTYEEVITNVGTKELGKDIANHLNEVLNTNVIVETIFREYIYN
- the fliM gene encoding flagellar motor switch protein FliM is translated as MGEVLSQNEIDNLLNALSSGELDVEEYKQNAIEKKVKDYDFARPSKFSKEHLRTLEIIFEHYSRLIATALPGYLRTSVQAEVINAEAISYSEFSNALSNPVLLGIVNFSPLKGNIVMDFSVNIGYAIIDRMLGGKGKPLEKQRDFSEIERILLEKIFTVCINELRDPWKSVVDLEPHLEKLETNSQFAQIISPNEMIALVTLSIKIGKIEGLLNICLPYICIEPIMDKLNTKFWFSTMQQKDNEDYKDAIETIISKAKIPIRINLGNSKISVNDFVNLQKGDIIKLDTKIDNNIDVFVGKIKKFTAKPGMFKDINAIQITSVIREED